In Candidatus Hydrogenedentota bacterium, the genomic stretch AAGCCATCCTGCGCGACCGCAACCACCCCTGCCTCACGATCTTCGGGCTGCTCAATGAAACAGCCGACGGTCCCGTCTTCCGCCGCGCCGTGGATGCATTGACGTGGCTGCGCGCACTAGACGACACGCGGCTCGTCTTGCTAAACAGCGGGCGATGGGACGGCCAGTTCAGCATCGGTTCCGGCAGCAATCCCGGCAGCACGCAATGGGAATGCTTCTGGGGCGTCGAAAGCCCGGACCGCAAGGAAGTGAGCACTTGGGGACGTTTCGGCGGCTACTTCACCGGCGCGGGCGACGCGCATGTCTATCCTGAAACGCCGCACACGCCCGAGGTCGAGCAGGGCATCCGCACCTTGGGCGCGGACACGAAACCCGTCTTTCTCTCCGAATACGGGATTGGCAGTCTGATGAACGCGATTCAGGAACTGCGAACCTACGAACAGGTGGGCGCGGACCCCGCCTATGACGACGTCAAGTACTTCCAGAACACCGTCGACCGCTTCACCGCAGACTGGACCCGCTTCGGCATGGACGAGGTCTACGCGTTCCCCGAAGACATGCTCGAAGATAGCCAGCGCCTCCATTGCAGGCAGCGGCTGCTCGGGTTCAACCTGATCCGGTCCAACCCGCGAATCTGCGGCTACAACCTCACCGGGCTGCTCGACCACGGCTTCACCGGCGAGGGACTCTGGACTTACTGGCGCGAATGGAAGCCGGGCATTGTCGATGCGCTGCGCGACGGCTGGGCGCCGTTGCGCTGGTGCCTTTTCGTATCGCCGATGCACGGCTGCATCGGCCGCACGTTCAAGATCGAGGCTATCCTTGCCAACGAGAACGTGCTCGCGCCCGGCGAATACCCGGTTACACTGCGTATCATGGGACCCGAAGGGCTCCGCTGGGAGCACAAGGCGACTCTGACCGTGCCGGTTCCTCCTGCCGGGGAAGACGGGCCGCTGGCCATTCCTGTGGCCGCCGAGGAAGTCACGATACCCTCAGGCCCGGGCAAGTACACCTTCGCGGCCAATCTCGACCGCGGGGGCGCGGCGGCGGGCGGAAGGCTCGACTTCTACCTGTCCGAGTCGTTGCCGATTCCGGCATCCGAAACCGGCGCGCGGCCCCGCGTCACGTTGTTAGGCCTGGACGGCCCCCTGCGCGATTGGCTGGAAGTCCACGGCGTCGACAGCGAGGCCTTCTCTTCCACCGAACCCGACGCACGCGAGGTAATCCTCGTTGGCGATATCGCCAGCGCGGGGGCACCGGACGAGACACGCGCGCAACTCCTGACGCGCATGGCGCGCGGCAGCATAGTTGTGTTCCTCACACCGCATGCCTTTCAGATAGGCGACAATCCCGTGGCGGGGCTCCCGCTCAAGAGCAAGGGCCGCATGACGAGTTTCCCCGACTGGCTCTATCACAAGGAGTGCGTCGCGAAACGGCACGCCTTTTTCGCTGGAATGCAGGCCCCCGGTATCATGGACTGGGACTACTACGGCCCTGTCATATCCCACATGTTCCTGGAGGACGCGGAACTTCCGGAGGAGGTCATCGCCGCGGCGTTCGCGTTGTGCCACTCGTCGCGGCCGGACGGGTACGCCGCCGGGGTCATGATGGGCCGCTACCGTTTCGGCGAGGGCGCCTTCATCCTCAACACCTTCAACATTATCGACAATATCGATCGCCATCCTGCGGCGGGGCTACTCGTGCTCAACATCGTGCAGGACGCGCTCGCGCGTGCCCAAACGCCGCTGGCGCCCCTTCCGGCCGACTTCGACGATCTGGTACGCGAAATCGCGGGCAAGTCATAGGAGACGAAGACGCACTCAACGCGGCCGGGGCGATTTCACCGGTCCGCCACTGCCGTGGCGGTCTCGCAGACGACGCGAAATCCTGTGTCGTGGATCGCCTGCGACGCCTCGTAATGGACGCGGAATGTCGTTCGCGCGCGATTCGGGCAATCCAGCCACGAACCGCCCCGCACCACCTTGCGCGCGCTGTCTCCGGTACCTTCCGCGACACCTGATGCCGCGTACGGCGCATAAGCGGAACGCGTCCATTCCGCGACGTTCCCATGCATGTCGTGAAGGCCCCACGCGTTCGGCGCAAAGGTCCCGGCGGGCGCCGATACGCGCCAGGCGTCATCAAAACGCGTGTCCGCGGGTCGCCAGGGCGGAATGGCGTCCGGCACGTGCGGGTAGTACACGGAGTGGTGCGTCTTGTCCGACAGATTCGCGAACCCGCCGAAATCGTCATCCAGCGTTCCGTAATTCATGCAGGTGACGGACCCCGCGCGGCACGCGTACTCCCACTGGGCCTCCGTAGGCAAGCTGAAATGCCTGCCCATCTTCGCGGAGAGCCAATCGCAGAAGGCCATGGCGTCATCCCATGAGACCCGCACGACCGGCTGCTCAGGACGATTCAGCGGAAAACCGCGTTCGTCATCGCCGAACTGATACGCCTCGCCCGTCTCCAGTCCGCTGTCGTGGTCCGGTTCAAAGCACCGATATTGCGCGTTGGTGACCTCGAAACGACCGATAAGAAAAGGCTGGTCGATAGTCACGGAGTGCGCGGGCCGCTCGTTCGGATACCCGTTGTCCGAGCCCATGATGAACTGTCCGGGTTCCATCGCGACCATTTCGAGAACCACGCCGTCGGCAATTCCGATGGGAATGACCTCGACCCCATCCGATTGCGGTGCGCCACCGGTCGCGTCCGCCGTATTGGACGCACACGCGGTCAATTCCGCGTCTATGGCGTGCGCAACTGGTTCGATCCCGGCCGCGGGGTATATCGCTTCGGGGTCTTCGTCAATGCCCGCGTATTTCCGGTGCAGTTCGCGGCGGCGGATGGCTCCCCGTCGCGCAGCGGCGGCCTTGACCGGGTCGGAAGCTACGACTTCCTGCCATGTGCCGTGAAATGGCGCGTTCAGGTCGATCCACGTGATGATTCTGTCCCACGCTTCCGCGTTGAGACATACCCCGTAGTGATCATCGCGGAGGATTTGCACGAGGCGGCTTGTGTCGGCATGAAAATCGCGCGGCGTCAGCAGATCCGCGTCGCTTTCGAGCGTGGGCGTGTGCACCCAGCGGCGCAGCTCCATGTACGACGGCGAGAAATGCATCTGGAACGCCGACGGCACCCGTTCGGCAGGCCGCGCGGTCAGGTCGAATGTGTCCGCGCCCGCCTTGTGGCAGCCAATACAGTACGCGTCAAGAACGGGTTGTACTTCGCGCTCGAAAGAGAACCCGCGCGCCGGACCGTACCACGGCGTGATGCGCGACGGCCGCCGCCGGAACGCCTGGGGCGGCCCGCCGCTCTGGCCCGTCGTGTTCTGCTTCTCATGGCAGCCCACGCAGGACAGCGTCTCGCCCGGAGCGGCGGTCATCCAGCTTCGCATCAGAGCAAGGGCCTTGCCTTCCGCATCGAGCGGTTGCACCGAAATCGGTGTGCATGGCGGCACACGGAAGTGCGCCGAACCATCGGGTTCGACAGGCACCGTGCCGATAATCCGCTTGACGTCCCAAGGACCGTCCAGTCCGACGCGGTCCGGTTCGCCGCCGAGACCATGAAACGTGAAATCATAGCCCACGAGCCGCAATGACTTGACCGTGCCGGGCGGCACGCCTTCGAGTCCCGGTCCGCGATACACATCGACCATCAGCACCGTCGCTTCGGTTCCAACGGGAGCCCCCGTTGCCGGAATGACCGGCTGCCGCGGTGTGGCGCGCCACGGGACCGGTTCCAAGTACGCCCAACCGGGTTCCTCGCACAGCAGCACGAAATTATCGAACACGTCTACCAGATAGACGCCCCATTCGGATGTTTTCGCCGGCTTGCAGGATACGAGAAAATACTTCTCATTCAAGGGGAACGGATGCAGGAACCGCGGCCAGCTCGCCGCGATTAATCCGTCCAGGATTACTGGCTCCACCTTCTCGCCGTAGCCAGGGATACGCTGCACCACGCCGTCTGTCTCGTGACGCCCGAGGGCGGGATCCAGGATGACCAGTTCCCCCTGGCGCGGCGCGTCGTGATGGCCGCCCGCGACTGCCGCCACTTTCGTAGGGTGCCCCGGAATCGCGCGCGCATAAAAGATGGCCGTGGGCCAGAACGAGTTGCTGCCATAGAATTCCATCTGCCCGCTGCCGTCCGGGTTCATGTGAAAGAGCAGCCGCGTGAATGCGTGGGCTATGTCCGCATATTCCCAGCGCTGATACAGGATACGCCCGTCATTCAGCACCGCCGGGCACCAGTTATGGTCCTGGTCGTTCGTAAGGCGCCGGATTTGTCCGTTGCGGTCGAGCAAGTAGAGGTTCGCCACCTTGGACCTTCCCCCGACGCAGGGCACGCCCACGAACGGAGCAGTAGACGTGAAGACGATGCCGCCGTCCGGCAGATAACACGCGTCATAATTGTGGACGTCCGGCTCGTCAATGAGCGGCAAACACTGCAACTGCCCGGTGGCGAGACCCAATTCCGCGATTCCCCAGCGCCCCGCGTCGTCCGGTATCGAGAGCAGCATCTTTCCGCCATCGTAGTGCAGGTCGAGGTCGCCGACGAACCGGCCGTCGGCGGGCGTGTAGACGTTGGAAAGCGTGCCCCCCGGCGCAAGCGGGCTGAGCGAAACAACTGCGTTCTCGTAGCCCCGGGGTTCCAGGTCGTCGTTGCCGTTGTAGTTCATCGGCAGGCAAAGCTTGTCCGCGCGCCGCCGGATCATCAACAGCCGGTCGAAGTCGAGCAGCGGGTTTTCCAGCAGCGCCGCGCGTTGCAGCGCCTCAAATTCCGCGACTACCGGCGCAAAGGAGTCCCTGCCCGAACCCTCGGGAATCCGGTCATGGCGATCCCGGAGCGCCGCCAGTTGCTGCAAGTAATCCGGGCCGTGCGTGTACCGGTCTGGAAAGCTGTGCGACAAATCCTCGATCGCCATGCGCAGTGCCCGCCAGCGCTGCGGCGCGATACCGGATTCGTCCGGATACGCCAGTGCGGGAAACCTGGTGCGAATCACGACCGGACGCC encodes the following:
- a CDS encoding SUMF1/EgtB/PvdO family nonheme iron enzyme, whose translation is MGPQDRAGRDAAAGLGTATLLLIDGNGGFRDTEGNARSLNEFDTVWYHQGDAIARNALYGGAYVAAIRGFAEAGGGVLLSGGGLALVDHLGLEGDVRSQRHDLEHFRDQAAMVAVERAHPAFAGLVEQDGLIWLSRGGCTAVADFYWGGPGEGMLLANTPRGVERPLVEYAVGSGRIILFGWRWPDYADAENPYRQNLLRLTENLIHYLSDSSLWRPVVIRTRFPALAYPDESGIAPQRWRALRMAIEDLSHSFPDRYTHGPDYLQQLAALRDRHDRIPEGSGRDSFAPVVAEFEALQRAALLENPLLDFDRLLMIRRRADKLCLPMNYNGNDDLEPRGYENAVVSLSPLAPGGTLSNVYTPADGRFVGDLDLHYDGGKMLLSIPDDAGRWGIAELGLATGQLQCLPLIDEPDVHNYDACYLPDGGIVFTSTAPFVGVPCVGGRSKVANLYLLDRNGQIRRLTNDQDHNWCPAVLNDGRILYQRWEYADIAHAFTRLLFHMNPDGSGQMEFYGSNSFWPTAIFYARAIPGHPTKVAAVAGGHHDAPRQGELVILDPALGRHETDGVVQRIPGYGEKVEPVILDGLIAASWPRFLHPFPLNEKYFLVSCKPAKTSEWGVYLVDVFDNFVLLCEEPGWAYLEPVPWRATPRQPVIPATGAPVGTEATVLMVDVYRGPGLEGVPPGTVKSLRLVGYDFTFHGLGGEPDRVGLDGPWDVKRIIGTVPVEPDGSAHFRVPPCTPISVQPLDAEGKALALMRSWMTAAPGETLSCVGCHEKQNTTGQSGGPPQAFRRRPSRITPWYGPARGFSFEREVQPVLDAYCIGCHKAGADTFDLTARPAERVPSAFQMHFSPSYMELRRWVHTPTLESDADLLTPRDFHADTSRLVQILRDDHYGVCLNAEAWDRIITWIDLNAPFHGTWQEVVASDPVKAAAARRGAIRRRELHRKYAGIDEDPEAIYPAAGIEPVAHAIDAELTACASNTADATGGAPQSDGVEVIPIGIADGVVLEMVAMEPGQFIMGSDNGYPNERPAHSVTIDQPFLIGRFEVTNAQYRCFEPDHDSGLETGEAYQFGDDERGFPLNRPEQPVVRVSWDDAMAFCDWLSAKMGRHFSLPTEAQWEYACRAGSVTCMNYGTLDDDFGGFANLSDKTHHSVYYPHVPDAIPPWRPADTRFDDAWRVSAPAGTFAPNAWGLHDMHGNVAEWTRSAYAPYAASGVAEGTGDSARKVVRGGSWLDCPNRARTTFRVHYEASQAIHDTGFRVVCETATAVADR